In the Paroedura picta isolate Pp20150507F chromosome 15, Ppicta_v3.0, whole genome shotgun sequence genome, one interval contains:
- the UBE2G1 gene encoding ubiquitin-conjugating enzyme E2 G1 codes for MTELQSALLLRRQLAELNKNPVEGFSAGLIDDNDLYRWEVLIIGPPDTLYEGGVFKAHLTFPKDYPLRPPKMKFITEIWHPNVDKNGDVCISILHEPGEDKYGYEKPEERWLPIHTVETIMISVISMLADPNGDSPANVDAAKEWREDRNGEFKRKVARCVRKSQETAFE; via the exons AGCTCAACAAAAACCCCGTGGAAGGCTTTTCAGCAGGCTTAATAGATGATAACGATCTGTATCGATGGGAAGTCCTTATTATTGGCCCTCCGGATACACTATA TGAAGGCGGCGTCTTCAAGGCTCACCTAACTTTCCCAAAGGATTATCCACTCAGGCCGCCAAAAATGAAGTTTATCACAGAAATATGGCATCCAAATG TCGACAAAAACGGTGATGTCTGTATTTCCATTCTTCACGAGCCTGGCGAAGACAAATACGGCTATGAGAAACCCGAAGAACGCTGGCTTCCCATCCATACTGTGGAAACCATCATGATTAGTGTAATTTCTATGCTGGCAGATCCCAACGGCGACTCTCCTGCAAACGTTGACGCAGCG AAAGAATGGAGGGAAGATAGAAATGGGGAATTCAAGAGGAAAGTCGCCCGCTGTGTAAGAAAAAGCCAAGAGACAGCTTTTGAGTGA